A genomic segment from Triticum dicoccoides isolate Atlit2015 ecotype Zavitan chromosome 1A, WEW_v2.0, whole genome shotgun sequence encodes:
- the LOC119270111 gene encoding uncharacterized protein LOC119270111 has protein sequence MGNSLRCCLACVLPCGALDLIRIVHLSGRVEEYGRPVAAGEILSANPNHVLSKPCSQGVVRRILIVSPESELERGQIYFLIPASSVPAERKKKTSSTAGSQGAAAVAPSRTANPGHGGKTRSHVKSKPSSDHGSGRDVRSEKRSLHRRRVSTGGRTAVWRPHLECIVEGT, from the coding sequence ATGGGCAATAGCTTGAGGTGCTGCCTGGCTTGCGTGCTCCCCTGCGGCGCGCTGGACCTGATCAGGATCGTCCACCTCAGTGGCCGCGTCGAGGAGTACGGCCGGCCGGTCGCCGCCGGCGAGATCCTCTCTGCCAACCCGAACCACGTGCTGAGCAAGCCGTGCTCGCAGGGCGTCGTGCGGAGGATACTCATCGTCTCCCCGGAGTCCGAGCTGGAGCGCGGCCAGATATACTTCCTCATCCCGGCGTCCTCGGTGCCggctgagaggaagaagaagaccagcTCCACCGCTGGCTCGCAAGGCGCCGCTGCCGTCGCGCCGTCAAGGACGGCAAACCCTGGCCACGGCGGCAAGACGCGCAGCCACGTTAAGAGCAAGCCGTCGTCAGATCACGGCAGTGGCCGTGACGTGCGGTCCGAGAAGAGGTCGCTGCACCGGCGGCGAGTGAGCACCGGTGGCCGGACCGCCGTGTGGAGGCCACACCTCGAGTGCATCGTGGAGGGCACTTGA